CCTGGGCAGAGGCGGAAGTCCTTGACCTTGGTCACAGCGGGGCGGACGCCGCCATGCGGTCCGGAGCCGGCCATGGTGAGATAGGGCATGTGCGGTGGTCGATGCGTATGGTGGCGCTGCGTGACACCGTGTTCACCACAAGTCGGCCATCATGACACAGCCCATCTGGTGAGGTGCGCCATACCCCCCGGCATGTGTCGCCAGGTGGCGCCCCCTAGCATCGGCCCATGACACCCGGAGAGGGGAGTCCGTTGGTGACTGCTGAGCATGCGCACGCGGAGGGGGACGACGCCGGAGCGGCGCCGTCCGCAGGCGTGCTCGACGAGATCCTGGCCGGCGTGCGCGAGGACGTGGCCCGGCGACAGGAGCAGATCCCGCTGGAGCGGATCCGCGAGCTGGCCGCCGCCGCACCGCCACCACTCGACGCGTACGCGGCGCTGCGCCGACCCGGCGTCGCGGTGATCGCCGAGGTGAAGCGCTCGTCGCCGTCCAAGGGCCGGCTGGCCGAGATCGCCGACCCGGCGGACCTGGCCGGCGACTATGCGGCCGGCGGCGCGCGGGCGATCAGCGTGCTGACCGAGGGCCGTTGGTTCGGCGGGTCGCTCGACGACCTGGCCGCGGTCCGCGCGGCGGTGAACGTGCCGGTGCTGCGCAAGGACTTCGTGGTCTCCAGCTACCAGGTGCACGAGGCCCGCGCGCACGGCGCCGACCTGGTGCTGCTGATCGTCGCCGCGCTGGAGCAGAACGCGCTCGTCGGGCTGCTGGAGCGGATCGAGTCGCTGGGCATGTGCGCGCTCGTCGAGGTGCACACCGAGGAGGAGGCGGACCGGGCCATGGAGGCCGGCGCGCAGGTGATCGGCGTCAACGCCCGTGATCTGCGTACCCTTGAGGTCGACCGCTCGGTGTTCGAGCGGATCGCACCCGGCCTGCCGAGCAGCGTCGTCAAGATCGCCGAGTCGGGCGTG
The genomic region above belongs to Micromonospora sp. WMMD1128 and contains:
- the trpC gene encoding indole-3-glycerol phosphate synthase TrpC, which translates into the protein MLDEILAGVREDVARRQEQIPLERIRELAAAAPPPLDAYAALRRPGVAVIAEVKRSSPSKGRLAEIADPADLAGDYAAGGARAISVLTEGRWFGGSLDDLAAVRAAVNVPVLRKDFVVSSYQVHEARAHGADLVLLIVAALEQNALVGLLERIESLGMCALVEVHTEEEADRAMEAGAQVIGVNARDLRTLEVDRSVFERIAPGLPSSVVKIAESGVRGPHDLIRYASAGADAVLVGEGLVTQKSPREAVAELVNAGNHPATPRPVR